A region from the Benincasa hispida cultivar B227 chromosome 8, ASM972705v1, whole genome shotgun sequence genome encodes:
- the LOC120084170 gene encoding mitogen-activated protein kinase kinase kinase 17-like yields the protein MVNWVPVKVLGQGSCGKVFLANSTMEPLDYIAIKVARLHNSSSLSWEKNILKHFIGCPEIVQCLGSEITIDGNYLLYNLKLEYAASGTLANLIEQRKKLPEDEMKEYLKMILRGLSCIHHNGFVHVDLKPDNILAFPQNNGKMKLKIADFGLSRRCGEKDEVDEDIEMVTEEAVGRISQVSHIWF from the exons ATGGTAAATTGGGTTCCAGTAAAGGTGTTAGGCCAAGGTTCATGTGGCAAGGTGTTCTTAGCAAATTCAACAATGGAACCTCTTGATTATATTGCTATTAAAGTAGCTCGCCTTCATAATAGTTCTTCATTGTCGTGGGAAaagaacattttaaaacatttcaTCGGATGTCCAGAGATTGTTCAATGTTTAGGGAGTGAGATAACTATAGACGGAAATTACCTTCTTTACAATCTCAAGTTAGAATATGCTGCTAGTGGAACTTTAGCTAACTTGATTGAACAACGAAAGAAGTTGCCAGAAGATGAAATGAAGGAGTATCTCAAAATGATACTAAGAGGGCTCTCTTGTATTCATCACAATGGATTTGTCCACGTCGATTTGAAACCAGATAACATTCTTGCATTTCCTCAAAACAATGGCAAGATGAAGTTGAAGATTGCTGATTTTGGACTTTCGAGGAGATGTGGTGAGAAGGATGAAGTGGATGAAGATA TTGAAATGGTTACTGAAGAGGCAGTTGGGAGGATTTCTCAAGTCTCACACATTTGGTTTTAA